aaaagtaaagagCAGACCAGAATATTGGGTAGTATAGGGCAGCCCATTGACACCCCATGACCATGAACTCCTTCCAGCTCCAAGAAAGTTTGAGGCTAAGACCATTGATAGAAAACGGCCTCAATTCAGTCAAAGTTGATCTGCCTGCACTGTCATTTGCTTCAATTTGAAGCCAATATCTATCAGGAGAAGCATCCTCAAAGGCTTTGTAATTCCATGGTGCAAGATAGAGGTCTCCCGTGGTGTTCTCATCATCATGCCTGATCATATGTGTTTCTAATACTAAATCAAGGTTTCCAGATTTTGAGTCGTAGATCCTAGCTACAACTGATGCAACTGGGGCAACAGAAAACACCAGAGCTCGAATTTTCTCATAAGATGAAGGGAGCACAGATTTACATTCATAGTTGTGACGGCATGAAGATGTTATCATGAAGCGAGAGTCTAATGGAAAAGTGGGCAATATAATTGCAGGTTTGGTTCCTGATTtgaaatcaacatcaacatatgaAACATGACCTCTATCAATGGCTAAAATTCGAAAGGCTCTACTCTTCCTCCAATCACCCATCTCCCACTCCCAAAAGTCTTGAATTGGTGTGACTCCCATTGAACAATTTACAGTACTTTCAAATGATCCCTGGTGTATATTGAACTGAACTTTTTTTTGCAAGGGAGAAAAATGACCACTCAACTGATGGTGCCGCTTTAAGTTCACACCAAATCCAGTATGGAGATGCCCACACAGGTAAGCTGATAGGGAATGCTTTAGGAAAACATCCTCCAAGGCCCTTCCAGAAATAGAGGGTGCAGAAAATGAGAGTGGAAAATGCCCAAAGGAAATTTTGGTAACTGGTTTTTCTGACTGAGAATCCCACTGTGAGAGTTTCAAGTCTAGATCCTTTAGTAATTGATCTGTGGGATGCCCAAACAGATTGGTTGGACCTCGTAAGCCAGTTGACATTGTGCTGTCAAACCCAACAAAGagatgttttctttctttggtcTGTGTGATACAATGCGAGTTGTAAAAATAAGTAAGAAACAACATCATATCATAGCACAaagcaataataataatataaagaatcAAACCTACAATTTGAGAGCTCTGAATTCTTTAGTCTAGTCCAAACATGTGCATGTATAAGAAGGAACTCATTTTAACAACTTTATAATTCAGTGTATAAGCATGTATTTCATCATGGTTTCAACAGTTAATTTTCTCATCAATGTTTACAATCCTAAATTCCATGGATCAAAATGGAGTCTGATATTTAAATTTGTGTCTTAGAATATGCTTACTGTGAACGTTAACAACACCTTAATGCTTGCTCTAAAGTCAGGGAAACAgtaacatttatatttaataatttgatatttactcaagagaaaatgaatatgCGACACTGACCTCAACTGTGACACTATTGACACGCCCATTTCTTCCTAATTGCCCACTGATGCtgtatttagaaaaaaaatcagaagaaCAACCAACAAACGGAACACCAAAGCTATCATGGTTGCCTCTGAGGTCAAAGAACAAGCTCTTGTCGAGTCCACTTCTCCCAATAACAGTGTCCAGTACGCTCCGGTATTCCACCCATTCATTCTCATTCTGCTTCATTGTCAGCAAATCCTTGCTTTTACCGTCTGGTAAACAGCAACATTAACCACAACATTAGAATAAAGAGTTTAatcttcatacataattatCTAATCAGAAATCATCTCTATAGATAACTTTTAAAGCAAATTAAAATTACAACCCATgaaatttcatcaaacaccacGTGGTATGGTATCTCTACTTTGTTTTACCCCCACACTAGCTTCCCTTAGTTCtgttatttgtttaaaaatagaTCACACTCATGTCTTTTTATTACCTAAGAAATACGTTATACAATCAATGTACccttataaaatgttttatttacgaGAATAGACAAATTTGTCTCCTATATTACAAGAATAGGCAGATTGTACAACCTCACACGAGGTCGTGTATCTTTAAATTGTTGAATCTATTGAGGATGAAGTTTATTCAGAAGACCCAATACCAAATGAGATCTAAGTCCATCCACTTAAAGAATTGACATCATTCTCTAcacaaaattttaagataatgaatTAATAGATCTTCAACCTTATATcatgttctactttctcatttctaactAACGTGGAACTTAGACTTATACACTTAGAATCGATTATGTACTATTGAAGTTGTCTACCTCTACACGATTTCAACAATACATACAGGTTGAAGTGGTCTAGAGAGTACATGATTTCAACTTTTCACGTCTAGGGATGTACGACTTCTTCTTATGAATTCAAATACTACCAGACTTgtctatttttgtaattttcttaaaatttttctaTTTGTCTACTATCATTATACACTTGTAAAAATACTCTTATAAGGGGATTCAGTATACAAAAACAAACAGTTACGGGTATACTCtctgttttaaatatttgaagactGACAACCGATCAGAAATCATCTTTAACATGAATatcaaaaaaataatcatattaacaAGTTTACACCTTTACAATGTACATTCTAATTAAATTCTAACATCTCAAAGCATTGTTTCAAAAGTCAACGACAGTACTACCCCAATTTATGAATAGACGACCGTAAAAATTCTTAGAACAAATCCCACACATCATTATTCGACACCCCAGAAACAATTTTAGCTTAAAAATGGAAACTTAAAAGGTGGGTAATGAAAGCAATGAAAGACAAGACGAACCAGTGAGGTCGCCAGTGATGAGGACGAGGGAGGGGTTGATGACGGAGAGAGCGGGGCCCACAAATTCGGCGAAATCGAGGGCACGATTTGGATGGTGAACGCTGAAATGAAGATCGGAAAGCTGAACCACCCAAACCACAGAATCTGGGCCTTCTTTGATGTGTGTATCTCCATCACTGCTTTCAGCTATGCAAATGTCACACAGAATCGCAacagcaagaagaagaagaagaagaataagctGTGTGCTTCTTCCTCGGTGGTTTTGGGTTCGCAGTTTCATTTTGAATTGTTCAAATTCAGTGCTCGGAATTGGGGTGCTTTTTCTACGTTGGTTTCATGATCACTGTAATGAACTACAGTGAATGAACCATGTTCTTCCTTCCACTGagattcttttattaattaacaatctcgtttcttaaatataaattaatcattaattgGTCTTTCAATTTGTTCTGAGATTTTGATATTGtatttgtaaagtttttaatcTTAGTTTAATTTTAGATTTCACATACATTATTTCCTTTTACATTTCAATTACTTCAATTATTCttcatgatattttaaataaatgagttcacttttgtataaattacacacacacatatataactatttctatgtttttatttaaatgatatttaagaTAAAGCTCAAGGACCAGATGTTCTAAAATACAATTTAGGAAAATGActaaataattgattaacataactttttaattttttgatgaattgaataaaaagagcgaattaaaaagaagaaataaatagaaaatagcTGTATTGTATGTCATTAATTTGATAGAATAGAAAATGGACGAtagattattatataatgtctaaaatatttgttgtgtctacttaaaacaaaaaatgacttctcttactattaaaaaaaaattgttcgtTATGTTTGACAAAATAAGCCACATAATTAGTTATATTAAGAcataatcaattacattaatattatatgtacaatgttttatttttctaaataattactTTAGTAAATTCTTGCATGTGGGTACATtacatgtaatatatatatatatatatatatatatatatatatatatatatatatatatatccatccGTCTTTTACATTGTTGGTTGAGTCATTCATAAACGATAATGGAAGCTTATGTGACAACATTATAAGATTGAAGCCACATAATTAACTTTGTGCTTTTAAAATTAACCAAttggaagatgattatgtgaAAGATTTGAGACCAATACGTCGGAACATTCTCAACATATTTATATGCTaccttatatcaaagttaataatataaatggTTAAACTAAAACGAGTTAGTccaatttacttttttttaatgagttaaaaattttataatatacttCAATTCAATAGAAATTAAAGAATtgattcattaaaatatatatttttatttttatttattttatatatttattttaacacaatcaaaattaattcatttgattttttatttgttatcttattttaactattatacaatattttgatataagtGAAACTTCTATATGTTTAATCTCaagttcaattaaaaaacaCTCATAATAGAATTGAGCCCAACTCATTAAATCATAGAGTTCTAATTCAATAAAAGTAAAAACGTCCACTACTCCATTTTCTGCTGAGTTCAAATTCATTCTTTCTCTTTGaagaaaatcaaatacaattttttttaattatttaaacaaaattgtttTGTCGAAGAATGTTGCTttagcatttaaaaaaaatgttttttactacaataaaataatgaacATCAAGATAAATTGAGAGAACAAATGGGTATGAAGATATCCTAATAAATACAGAAGAAAATgttatttagaaataattactTAATTTTAGAGTGGTTAAAATGAGTAAGAAGGAGCAAAGGTTTTATGTTCAAATAATGCATAGTACAAATTCATTTATGaaggaaaaatataatagaaacataacttataataaatgtatatatagtAAATTCATTACTAAAGATTAAAACTTTGAAAtgtgaataaaattattctGAAAGTAAGCCACCCTGTTCATTAGCACGAAGTCAAGAACAATAGGATAGAAAGTAATGTAGTTAGGTTTGTGTTATCTTTTTGTACATATTTTTAACAACactcataattttatatttgagttAGGTTGGCACATAACTCACAACTCATCTCAAAAGCCATAGACTGTTGTGCACGTCAAGCTTCCCAATTTTATTTATAGGAATATTCTCAAATCAATAttacttcaaaattaaaaataataaaaatctaaagatttcaaaacatatttctttccttcgtttttagttttttaatgtaaaaattaaaattagtataattttagattaatttttttcattgacataaaaaactgtcaataaatataaataatttaaatattatcataaataaaatgtatttaaaatcttaaataaaattaataaaatttagttaaaaaaactaaatttacgagaaattaaattagatcaaagtattaaaaatggactaatttcaattttcactaCAGGTTAAAagaatcaaaaatatatttaccccactttaaatattaatatttttgaaagcACTTGCAAAAAAGAATCCATTTCCATATTATAAAGCACCTGTAATACACTATTTTTGTTGTCTTATTATATCggtataaaacattataaacattttatgaTTAGTTTAAGTAAAAAAACCCTATCTAAACACCTCAATCAATCTCTTTCaccaatatatttttttaatttaaaataagttaagtTCAAAGAAAGCTGTTACTATATGTTTATTAATAACACTTGTGAtatagaatataataaaaagcaagtccattgattttttttttgtttgtttgttttgcaTAGGCCCATTATGTGTAGGTATTGACACTACATGTAGGTCAAAAGTACCTTTTCTTGTCAAATTACGAGGGCTCTTTTTGTCGAGTACGTAGATTCATTCTGGGAAAAAACTTAAGTATTTGATCTTGTTGCTAAAATCCTAGTGATAATGTTATTAAATAGGAGTAAATCCAACTCTAAAAGATGTTTAAGACATTaagaaagtttaaaattttgatagatACAATCAGTAttagtaattataaaataagtatttcaaaaaatattagttatatttataacatcgacataaattttaaatttatgtttttattaaaataatacatacattaaatatataataataaccTAGTTAATAGcaattgataaataataattaaaatataaaactgttgagagattaattatgataaatgaatatgacttaaataaatttaagttattaaatTGAACAAgaataataagtttttttttctgactTGTTTCTTAACGtagaattaataaatatatttaaaacgcCTATTAATGATTAAGTAGTCCAaagtaaaaaattgaaatttttaccatttttagTGCAACTTTATCATAACTTCtaaaaaaaaagcattatttgtaattatttaaaataccaAGGTAAACATTATTTACTATAAGCATGTTTTTACAGTGGCAAGAGGGGATGGCACCGTCAACATGGATTagtaatttaataattgtaattaagaaatgaaagtttatttaattaaaaagtattaaagaAAAAGTGGTGGTTAAGGCATGTGTTATATGGTCCTTGATTCCTTTGTTGGTGGTCAAAGTTACATTATGAAAATTGCACCATTCGAGATCAATCTTTATCTCTCATTAACCAAATCTTCTACACTAAtcttttattactattatctttttcactcttttttcCTCCTTCCACATTTTAACCTATTGCACCATGTGCCCATTAATTAATTTCAACTTCAAAACcataaagataattaatttcCAACTTCTCATTCAACTTTTATCTACTTCTGCTTTCACACTTCATCATCAAATCCCCACTtgcaaacatataaaaaaaattatagcaatgatgtaaaaaatatttttactttattttaaaggACTCATTCAACAAATACcatttttagttataaatacttttaaacatgatcatatttattatgttctactcttattgataaaaaaaaaaaaagttaatgaaaaaaatagattattttttttgtaaaaatgaatcATTGGGTATTTCATACAATAATAACATGATTTATATGTGCATATAACTTTAATTCCTTACACAATGTTTCATTCATAAAATTAgacaaattttgtttatatttagaTAGAATGGTTATACAAACATGCTATAAAGGTATTGATATCTAagcaataaaaatgaaaactttttattggaatgcagaaaaaaatgcatatttttaatgtacttttttaattttttttatgagcaTCCTAAAATAGTGATAATGATATCCGTAATTAAAGAGTACTTTATTATTTGTAAAGTTTATGTGTGAAATTCCACATTGGAAGCTTGGGAGTTAGATATTTTTGTCCAATTTGTCTCTTCACAAACTTTTGAGAATGAAATATGTAACCCGCAAGACAAGGGTTGTTGTCCTTACAAAGGGGCACAACTAGCAATAATAATCTTACTAGCTAATCTTTCTTTTCCCCATTAATCTATGTCATTagtctatatataaaaaattataaattgttaGTGCTTTTTCATATCCTATCAATACCACTAGTAACACTAGCTTAAATATGGAGAGTATTAAGTGTAAAAATCAGTAGGAATGCAATAAATTTGAggattaattatgttattttctaggtgataaataataaattattttagatgtaattcgttttttttttctgtcaatattttaaaaagttaacataattaattgtttaattcTGTGACgtcaacaaataatataatttaattataaggATTACGTTCATGAATTTTTTAAGTATAGAAATATAATATGATCAAAgtttatatatgaataaaaatcaaagacaaaaatataattaatcctaaatttaaatatcaactattataaattcttaataattttattattatagtgaaacgttgaaattgaatttaatttaatctcattAAATCCACTAAGATGAAATTTTGTTCGTTTATGTATTCTAAattattaatgtgaaatttttcaaaaaaagtgGCAAATTAGACACCCAAAATTATcaaatagttataatttttatttaaaataatgttttgatCTTACTTCGATGAAACAACATTTtaggtttgttttttttaaaactttttgtaACTACTTCCAAATTTGTTCTTAAAATTgtttaagaaatataaattatgattggttttaacttttgaatgatatcaaattacataaatactaaaataaaaaataagtatttcgATTATGAAATcgatgttaaatatttaatgattaatatatattttaaaaatgtaagtatttgttttttaatattgttcatTCTAAATACCATTTGAATcaaattaaaagattatttatcatgattatttACAGAACATACTTGTGAGTGAAGATTTGATCGTTTGAATAATTAATACGTATTAAATGAAATCACTCACTTTTTTCatcacatttatatttataatttttaaaataaactcatGATTAACATGATCTAATCGGGATCAATTTAGtgataattatactttgtactaagttaattaatattaataataatgtcGTGAGATACTCTTCAATAAATGGTCGTTCAATCTATTATATAAACCCAACCATACAGTCTCATTGGACAATAATGTAGAATAAGTATGATAGATTTTCTTTATAAAGTTATTTTCCcctatttttttatgtatagttataaaaatatagttttgcTAAAAAAAAGGTTGTCTGATATAGATGAATTATTGTTTGTGTGGGTTTGATGAGAAGAGTGAGAGAGTTCCGTTTGAAATGGGGGAGCAGATTGATTATTAGGACGATGAAATAATACTTACATATTGGAGTTATGGGTTGCTACGTCGTTCTTCGTCAGaaaattttcagaaacatttcaaattttatatattattgccAGTGAGAGCatataacatataaatttaacattttcgaTTAAATacgttttcttttattaaaaaaaatgtaagataaGTTTTCATGTATTTCAATAATATTCACAAAGACACTTTTAAATATTAGCTGTTGACAATATTCTGGTATTCGTATTATGATCAGAtgtaaaactcactttttagcataattattatataatacaaattttaatataactacATATaagttaattgtttttaaaaatttatcaaagaaaatttgtataaactaattaatacaCACGCCGATTTTAACGTATAAAAAATCTAGTTTcgttttttcttcttataatttTTCAGAAAAGACAAAAGTTcatctaaataaatatattcatcattaaaaatagtttagaaTATAAAAGTTTACATTGCAAACTCCCtcattaaaaagtaatattgtTAAATGATGCTAATATAGAAATTGTTTATAACTTCAAAATTGAACatccattcttttaaaatacTTGTTAATATTTAtcacctcttttttttttcctgtccCGTTGACTGATCTATATTTACACttcattctctttttatttgttatcatATATAAATAACACCCTTGTgttattttccaaaataataataataatatatcaaataaaccatttaaaaaacatttccCAAACCAACTTAATTTCAAAATACCAAAGTAGTGAATAAACATCACAagaataaacaataatatattattaaaataataaataagtgcatataaatgtatttttcttttgttatgcattagtttttttaatcatattaactTAAGTAATGTGAAtcataaaacatgtttttcatatcctgtataaatattttatataccaatatatttttacttctaATAAATACTGGATTATATAGACAATATCAAtgacaatttttatttgaatatataaagtTCTTTATGAGTTTGAAGTCAACAATTGTAAAAGGATGACAATATACCATTTGTGACCTTTCTTTTATCTTCACAATCtaatatctttattaaattCAACACGAGATCAATgactattaaaatatatgttgaaTGCTAATTTTTCTTTGCTGAAAATAAATATAGTGTCAAAGTCATTTAGATAATTGAAGATTGATAGTTATTGTATACAATAATTAGAGCAAATTATTCTTTCAAACAAATTAATGAACTTTTGTGAAAATGTTGCTTGCTCATATTATGGACATGTTTGatgaaattagaaaagaagaaaatgttttaggcaacaaaacacaaacaatttgGTGTAAGACAATAATTGAcgtaaacatttatttataattcatttGGAATGATTTAGATTCTTGAAATCATTGATACATTTACAAATTTTGCATTCCTTGATTATATGGTACCTAACTTGTGAACAATATTATTCATTGGCAATCATTAATGTTTTTCATGCAATTGGTCTATTTGTATGATTGTTACAAAAATTCCTCATTAGTGAACAATAATATCATGTAAATTGGtgcatttataaatatttagtcTTTCAGTGcacaaatagttattttttttattgtgagtAAAGATAATTCACCAATGCTGtaacattatatatatgttttgttgATTTATAATTCTTACATTAATGTGAATCACTCTTTTTTActatatatcataaaaaagaCAAATCAATGAAAGATTTATAATTAGTGAACTGTAATATCACACAAAGTGGTGTATTATATTGTCATAGTTGTTCTATGatgttataataaaagaaatatacttttcctttttaagttaaaaaattttaatttttaagatgcTTGCATGTGTGAAGAGGTATGAAAAATAGCATTGACccaattttattgatttataataaatgttttagttgcataaggtattattaaaacatattagCACACTTGTTTGATTTTTCATAATTAGTATCCAATAAAATGTCCACTATTCAACGAGGGTATCATGTATTTTGTCTTGAACATTATTACAGTGTGATGATAATTCACCTTATGTGCACCAAATATATCATTTCAACTTATTAGTATCTTTGATCCCAAAAAAAGTATCATCTTAATGttgaaaaactttaaataaagtCATGTAAGTAAAGTTGTGACAATAAACTTGATCTCACCCCTTAGTTTGAAAACTATGCAAGATATAGGTTAGGTATAAAAATTGTGCTTAATAATTTTTGGACGCAATTCGTGTAGTTTTTTGTGTCTTAAATCAGAacaatcattttataaaataatattatattttaaaaaatatataataacatgttttttaaaacttacattcattatagtttatatatcaaatcattatatctaaatttaaaattagtttaattattataactttaacttaaattatttaactttttttttaaaaaaagccAAATTTGACCTTCGAACTTGATATACAAAAATATCTTAGGATGATGTAGAAACCCaccaaatacaaatattttaggTGATTTGTAGGGTTAATACAAATCCACGTGAAAGTATGAGTTGAAAGTTGATGTTTTAATAggtaaacaaacaaatatgataGTAAATTATCCAAATTTTAGTCAAATGATTATAGTTTGTTGTCAAAGTTTGTAAAACATAATGTACTTTGCATTTGAGGTGAATGAATGTTGTTGAGACACTAGTATGAAATGAGAGTTTAATGTGTGAATTTTAATGAATCTTGATAGTCTGTAGTAATTATgacataaataagaaataaatggATTTGATTATGTTCCATTTCATGTATTCATATATGGAACAACAACCATTGTATTGGATCCATGTAAATTTATgtgcttttatttttctataaaaaatatcttGTTATGCTCattgatttaattttcgtcAACTTAATCTTGTATGTCAATTTTTTGGATCTTATGTAAATTGTATTTTGACCTTTGGTGCCACACAACAATGAAATAGATAATAGTTGTGGATCACATCCATAGTTGATCATTCCTACATGTTTTTTTGTTACAATGTTCTCTTAGAATATTTAAAACGGATGTCTCCACCACATTTACAAATTAAGGGACATTAGTTCACTGAGTATAAATAGGTATGAGGGATGAAATTTGTTGTCAACTACCAATGGTTTTGAAGTTTACTTTTGTATACTCCTtgtacacaaaaaaaaaactagatgTACAAACAAT
This sequence is a window from Vigna angularis cultivar LongXiaoDou No.4 chromosome 2, ASM1680809v1, whole genome shotgun sequence. Protein-coding genes within it:
- the LOC108326884 gene encoding putative metallophosphoesterase At3g03305, giving the protein MKLRTQNHRGRSTQLILLLLLLAVAILCDICIAESSDGDTHIKEGPDSVVWVVQLSDLHFSVHHPNRALDFAEFVGPALSVINPSLVLITGDLTDGKSKDLLTMKQNENEWVEYRSVLDTVIGRSGLDKSLFFDLRGNHDSFGVPFVGCSSDFFSKYSISGQLGRNGRVNSVTVETKERKHLFVGFDSTMSTGLRGPTNLFGHPTDQLLKDLDLKLSQWDSQSEKPVTKISFGHFPLSFSAPSISGRALEDVFLKHSLSAYLCGHLHTGFGVNLKRHHQLSGHFSPLQKKVQFNIHQGSFESTVNCSMGVTPIQDFWEWEMGDWRKSRAFRILAIDRGHVSYVDVDFKSGTKPAIILPTFPLDSRFMITSSCRHNYECKSVLPSSYEKIRALVFSVAPVASVVARIYDSKSGNLDLVLETHMIRHDDENTTGDLYLAPWNYKAFEDASPDRYWLQIEANDSAGRSTLTELRPFSINGLSLKLSWSWKEFMVMGCQWAALYYPIFWSALYFFFLFLLLPKALLVFLEKRYTYKNFIVNKGLVNGVLWFLQELCRINTLWFGWIAYLFYLILSPWFMGQVFNEGENMVYMTYMGWAIETSNGEGKLEYVGSPDIIVVVLPHLLYVVLPAILVTGALTAERAIFREYVLAFLEKKKDDLRMDSRKTVLNDHHSSIVSNFHLYKRWIRKLLCVVCLTICWKHFMNCRTLLKAYEMNPVLHFLGYGISVPFLLANAIIKTRNAG